A region of Malaclemys terrapin pileata isolate rMalTer1 chromosome 5, rMalTer1.hap1, whole genome shotgun sequence DNA encodes the following proteins:
- the LOC128837646 gene encoding pre-mRNA-splicing factor CWC22 homolog: protein MEGTSAAANSSSLPPPSRRLSQIRRRKKRTRDEMFSEIMESSRSDRAHLNEWKEIVSKYRKEASEREDRRDQREDRRDQREDRRDARDERWRQEDQRRQDAMLGLLHEQTDMLRHLVELQERLLENRLPLQPLFHPPHVPYPPHPDV, encoded by the exons atggaagggacctcag cagctgcaaattcctcaagcctccctcctccatcccgaaggttatcacagataaggcgtcgtaagaagagaacgcgagacgagatgttttctgaaattatggaatccagccgcagtgacagagctcatctgaatgagtggaaggaaatagtttcaaagtataggaaagaagccagtgaacgtgaggacaggagggaccaacgtgaggacaggagggaccaacgtgaggacaggagggacgctcgagatgagaggtggcggcaggaagaccagaggaggcaggatgcaatgctggggctgctgcatgagcaaacagacatgctccggcatctggtggagcttcaggaacggctgctggaaaacagactgccgcttcagcccctgttccaccctccccatgttccgtatcctcctcacccagacgtgtaa